Proteins encoded in a region of the Streptomyces sp. NBC_00513 genome:
- a CDS encoding VOC family protein, translated as MEQRVSLITLGVTDLGRARAFYESLGWRGQEVEETVFFQAGGLGFVLWGREELARDSGLADGPGTGFGGITLAHNVRSPQEVEALISAAREAGATVTKPAAATFYGGYAGYFTDPDGHPWEIAHNPGFPLAEDGSVTIPDFGSL; from the coding sequence ATGGAACAGCGTGTCAGTCTCATCACCTTGGGCGTCACGGACCTCGGTCGCGCCCGGGCGTTCTACGAGAGCCTGGGGTGGCGGGGCCAAGAGGTCGAGGAGACCGTCTTCTTCCAGGCCGGCGGCCTCGGATTCGTGCTCTGGGGTCGCGAGGAACTCGCGCGTGACAGCGGCCTCGCCGACGGCCCGGGAACCGGATTCGGCGGTATCACCCTGGCCCACAACGTGCGTTCCCCGCAGGAGGTGGAGGCGCTGATCTCGGCGGCGCGAGAGGCGGGCGCCACTGTCACCAAACCGGCCGCGGCGACGTTCTACGGGGGTTACGCGGGATACTTCACCGATCCCGACGGGCATCCGTGGGAGATCGCCCACAATCCGGGCTTCCCGTTGGCCGAGGACGGCTCGGTGACCATCCCCGACTTCGGTTCCCTGTAG